A window of the Gemmatimonadaceae bacterium genome harbors these coding sequences:
- a CDS encoding zinc-binding dehydrogenase: protein MRALTISATGSLDHVEFRTDIAPPALTGPGLVRLRMQAAPLNHLDLWTIRGLPSMKIVGPWVIGADGWGVVAEASDDVTSVRPGDRVVVNPGLSCRKCEYCDAGDQPLCVKFRVLGEHVPGTFADELVVPAANVRAIPPSVSDRDASAFGLAAMTAWRMLVTRAQVKAGDDVLIWGIGGGVAQAALLIAKARGARVWVTSGSDAKLERARAMGADEIINHTGLDVGREIRARTGKRGMNVVVDSVGSATWEQSLGALGRAGRLVTCGGTSGHQLQTDVRRLFWNQWTIMGSTMGSDADFDAVVGELVAGRLSLPVDSTFPLERGRKALEHLQAGAQFGKVVLQIGA from the coding sequence TTGCGCGCCCTCACCATCTCCGCCACCGGCTCGCTTGACCACGTCGAGTTCCGAACCGACATCGCCCCGCCGGCACTAACCGGGCCGGGGTTGGTCCGACTGCGGATGCAGGCCGCGCCGCTGAACCACCTCGATCTATGGACCATACGCGGCCTGCCAAGCATGAAGATCGTCGGGCCGTGGGTGATCGGCGCCGACGGCTGGGGCGTGGTGGCCGAGGCATCGGACGACGTGACGTCGGTCCGGCCCGGCGACCGCGTGGTGGTGAATCCGGGACTTTCGTGCCGCAAGTGCGAATACTGCGACGCGGGCGATCAGCCGCTTTGCGTGAAGTTCCGGGTGCTTGGCGAGCATGTTCCCGGCACCTTCGCCGACGAGCTCGTCGTGCCGGCGGCCAACGTGCGGGCGATTCCCCCGAGCGTCTCCGACCGCGATGCCTCCGCGTTCGGACTTGCCGCGATGACGGCCTGGCGCATGCTCGTCACGCGGGCGCAGGTGAAGGCCGGGGACGACGTGCTCATCTGGGGCATCGGCGGCGGCGTGGCGCAGGCGGCGCTGCTGATCGCCAAGGCGCGGGGAGCGCGCGTCTGGGTGACATCCGGATCGGACGCGAAACTCGAGCGGGCGCGCGCGATGGGGGCCGATGAAATCATCAATCACACGGGACTCGACGTTGGCCGTGAGATCCGCGCCCGCACCGGCAAGCGCGGCATGAACGTGGTCGTGGACAGCGTTGGGAGCGCCACCTGGGAGCAGTCGCTGGGTGCGCTGGGTCGCGCCGGCCGCCTCGTCACGTGCGGCGGCACCTCAGGACACCAGCTGCAGACCGACGTCCGGCGCCTCTTCTGGAATCAGTGGACCATCATGGGCTCGACGATGGGGAGCGACGCGGACTTCGATGCCGTCGTCGGCGAACTCGTGGCCGGGCGGCTCTCCCTCCCCGTGGACTCGACGTTCCCGCTGGAGCGGGGTCGCAAGGCGCTGGAGCACCTGCAGGCCGGCGCGCAGTTCGGGAAGGTCGTGCTGCAGATCGGCGCATGA
- a CDS encoding GAF domain-containing protein, whose protein sequence is MPAPLPANEAARLAALRRYEILDTAPEQAFNDLSLLATFITGSPIATFTLIDEERQWFKSQVGLVDSETERDVAFCAYTILGDDVMVVPDATRDARFADNRLVLGDPGIRFYAGAPVRSREGLNIGSVCVIDRQPRLALLEHQRLALEAIARQASALLELRRTAAELAGVLRDVRLLSALLPICSHCRRYREGADHWMTADEKLASAGTQLTHGLCPDCLREHYPDIADTIEP, encoded by the coding sequence ATGCCTGCTCCGCTGCCCGCCAACGAAGCCGCCCGCCTGGCGGCGCTTCGCCGCTACGAGATCCTGGACACCGCGCCGGAGCAGGCCTTCAACGACCTCTCGCTGCTCGCGACGTTCATCACGGGCAGCCCCATCGCCACCTTCACGCTGATCGATGAAGAACGGCAGTGGTTTAAGTCGCAGGTGGGGCTGGTCGACTCCGAAACGGAGCGCGATGTGGCGTTCTGCGCGTACACGATTCTCGGCGACGACGTGATGGTGGTTCCCGACGCCACGCGCGACGCCCGGTTCGCGGACAACCGTCTCGTGCTCGGCGACCCCGGCATCCGCTTCTACGCCGGGGCGCCCGTGCGCAGCCGCGAGGGACTGAACATCGGCTCGGTTTGCGTCATCGACCGGCAGCCGCGCCTGGCGCTGCTCGAGCACCAGCGCCTCGCACTCGAGGCGATTGCGCGCCAGGCGTCAGCGCTGCTGGAACTGCGCCGCACGGCGGCGGAACTGGCCGGCGTGCTGCGCGACGTGCGACTGCTGAGCGCCCTGCTCCCGATCTGCTCCCACTGCCGCCGATACCGCGAAGGCGCCGACCACTGGATGACCGCGGACGAGAAGCTGGCCTCCGCGGGGACGCAGCTCACCCACGGACTCTGCCCCGACTGCCTTCGCGAGCATTATCCGGATATTGCGGACACGATCGAACCCTGA
- a CDS encoding DinB family protein, translated as MSIAATMRPGADEFAPFYAGYVAAVPDGDISRTLAQQGEDMLSRLKGLSEAQAAHAYAPGKWTVKEVVCHISDAERIFAYRLLRIARGDATPLAPFDEDAYAAHCEANDRTLDTLLGEFAAVRGASLALLRWLPEAAWTRRGTASGKEISVRALAWIMTGHALHHVSVLKDRYGVA; from the coding sequence ATGAGCATCGCCGCGACCATGCGCCCAGGCGCTGATGAGTTTGCCCCATTCTACGCGGGATACGTCGCCGCCGTCCCCGATGGCGACATCTCGCGGACGCTTGCGCAGCAGGGGGAGGACATGCTCTCCCGCCTCAAAGGGCTCAGCGAGGCGCAGGCCGCGCACGCGTACGCCCCGGGGAAGTGGACGGTGAAGGAAGTCGTCTGCCACATCTCCGACGCCGAGCGGATCTTCGCGTATCGCCTGCTGCGCATCGCCCGCGGCGATGCCACGCCGCTCGCGCCCTTCGACGAAGACGCCTATGCCGCGCACTGCGAGGCCAACGACCGCACGCTCGACACGCTCCTTGGCGAGTTCGCCGCCGTGCGCGGCGCTTCGCTGGCCCTGCTGCGGTGGCTCCCCGAAGCCGCCTGGACACGGCGCGGGACCGCGAGCGGCAAGGAGATCAGCGTCCGCGCCCTGGCGTGGATCATGACCGGACACGCCCTGCACCACGTGTCGGTGCTCAAAGACAGATACGGGGTGGCCTGA
- the lpdA gene encoding dihydrolipoyl dehydrogenase, with protein MTDQFSPDVLVIGGGPGGYVASIRAAQLGFSTVCVEMDRTLGGTCVNVGCIPSKALLSSSEHLEFARLHAAEHGIHYEGVTFDLERMMKRKDDVVSQNTKGVEFLFKKNKVTWARGFGTLKAGNVVEVKGDDGTVTTYTPRHVILATGSVPVELPFLKFDEERIVSNVGALKLHEVPRHLIVIGGGVIGLELGSVWRRLGAKVTVIEFMPTILPGNDDDITKEATRIFKKQGMEIHTGTKVTGGRREGDQVIIEVEENGTPATLTADCVLVSIGRKPALYGVDAAALGLALGARGEIAVDDQMRTTLPNVFAIGDAVGGKLLAHKAEEEGVIAAEVIAGRKVHMHYHNMPGVVYTWPEVATCGLTEAEVKASGRPFGVGKFPFSANGRARSMAETNGFVKFIVDANTDEILGCHMIGANVSDLLSEVVLAMEYRGTAEDIGVTVHSHPTLGETVKEAALAALGRAIHI; from the coding sequence GTGACCGACCAATTTTCCCCTGACGTACTCGTCATCGGCGGCGGCCCCGGCGGCTACGTCGCCTCGATCCGCGCCGCCCAGCTTGGCTTCTCGACCGTCTGCGTCGAGATGGACCGCACCCTCGGAGGCACCTGCGTAAACGTCGGGTGCATCCCGTCCAAGGCGCTCCTCAGCTCGTCCGAGCATCTCGAGTTCGCCCGCCTCCACGCCGCGGAACACGGCATCCACTACGAGGGCGTCACGTTCGACCTCGAACGGATGATGAAGCGCAAGGACGACGTGGTGAGCCAGAACACGAAGGGCGTGGAGTTCCTCTTCAAGAAGAACAAGGTCACCTGGGCCAGGGGCTTCGGCACGCTCAAGGCCGGCAACGTCGTGGAGGTGAAGGGCGACGACGGCACCGTGACCACCTACACGCCCAGGCATGTCATCCTCGCCACCGGCTCCGTCCCCGTCGAACTGCCGTTCCTGAAGTTCGACGAGGAGCGCATCGTCTCGAACGTCGGCGCGCTCAAGCTGCACGAGGTGCCCCGGCACCTCATCGTCATCGGCGGCGGCGTCATCGGCCTCGAACTTGGCTCCGTCTGGCGCCGGCTCGGCGCCAAGGTGACGGTGATCGAGTTCATGCCGACCATCCTGCCCGGCAACGACGACGACATCACCAAGGAAGCGACGCGGATCTTCAAGAAGCAGGGGATGGAGATCCACACCGGCACCAAGGTGACCGGCGGGCGGCGCGAGGGCGACCAGGTGATCATCGAGGTCGAGGAGAACGGGACACCGGCGACATTGACCGCCGACTGCGTGCTCGTCTCCATCGGACGCAAGCCGGCGCTCTACGGCGTGGACGCGGCGGCCCTCGGCCTCGCGCTCGGCGCGCGCGGCGAAATCGCGGTGGATGACCAGATGCGCACCACTCTCCCGAACGTCTTCGCTATCGGCGACGCGGTGGGCGGCAAGCTGCTCGCGCACAAGGCGGAGGAGGAAGGCGTCATCGCCGCGGAGGTGATCGCCGGGCGCAAGGTGCACATGCACTACCACAACATGCCCGGCGTGGTCTACACCTGGCCCGAAGTGGCGACCTGCGGCCTGACCGAGGCCGAAGTGAAGGCAAGCGGCCGGCCGTTCGGGGTAGGCAAGTTCCCCTTCTCTGCCAACGGCCGCGCGCGATCGATGGCCGAGACGAACGGCTTCGTGAAGTTCATCGTCGATGCGAACACCGACGAGATCCTCGGCTGCCACATGATCGGCGCCAACGTCAGCGACCTGTTGAGCGAGGTGGTGCTGGCGATGGAGTATCGGGGGACGGCGGAGGACATTGGCGTGACCGTCCACTCACACCCGACGCTCGGCGAGACGGTGAAGGAAGCGGCGTTGGCGGCGCTGGGGCGAGCGATTCACATCTAG
- the gyrA gene encoding DNA gyrase subunit A, with translation MTAPNNRERILPRLIDEEIRESFINYSMSVIVSRALPDVRDGLKPVHRRVLYAMNELGLVPGRAYKKSATVVGDVLGKYHPHGDQSVYDALVRMVQDFSLRYPLVDGQGNFGSVDGDPAAAYRYTEARLTRIAVEMLADIDKNTVAFAPNFDDRLEEPTVLPSGIPNLIVNGSAGIAVGMATNIPPHNLRETVAALQQLIDHPETDAATLRQLIKGPDFPTGAFIYGREGIKEYIETGRGKIIMRARAVIEEKESSSKQQIVVTELPYQVNKARLVENIAELVRDKKIEGISDLRDESDRDGLRVVIELKRDAIPRVVLNQLFKHTAMQATFGVIMLALVPDPLTKRLVPRVMGMREALLHYIHHRHDVIVRRTQFDLDKARDRAHILEGLKIAVDNIDAVIKVIRAAADTETASQQLQAKFKLSEKQAEAILNMRLAKLTGLEREKLEEELKEVRAIIKDLTALLESKPARMALMKEELAKVAETYGDERRTAIIADEGEFSIEDLIANEEVLVTISHAGYVKRTSIATYRKQKRGGQGLKGTELKTDDFVEHFFTAKTHDYLLVFTDDGRCFWLKVHEIPEGGRAAKGKPMVNLINVSPDTQVSAVVQVKKFSDDEFLLFCTKDGTVKKTALSEYSNVRSTGIKAIKIDEGDQLIDVQITSGTNDVVLVARHGLSIRFHEQDVRAMGRDTTGVKGIALGAGDQVVGMVVVKREASLLVVTEHGLGKLTNIDEYRVQGRGGKGILTVKRTERTGDVVGLLEVLPEDEMMLITRGGQTLRCSVKDIRATGRVAQGVQLKKLDMGDVVAAVARLVAEDKDVEGASDEEGSSEPQMELTEGSEE, from the coding sequence ATGACCGCACCGAATAACCGCGAGCGGATCCTGCCCCGGCTCATTGACGAGGAGATCCGGGAATCGTTCATCAACTACTCGATGAGCGTGATCGTCTCGCGCGCATTGCCCGACGTGCGCGACGGCCTCAAGCCCGTGCATCGGCGCGTGCTGTACGCGATGAACGAACTGGGCCTCGTCCCCGGACGCGCCTACAAGAAGTCGGCGACGGTCGTCGGCGACGTGCTCGGCAAGTATCACCCGCACGGTGACCAGTCGGTCTACGACGCACTGGTGCGCATGGTGCAGGACTTCTCGCTGCGCTATCCGCTGGTGGACGGCCAGGGCAACTTCGGCTCCGTCGACGGCGACCCGGCGGCGGCGTACCGGTACACCGAGGCGCGCCTCACGCGCATCGCGGTGGAGATGCTGGCGGACATCGACAAGAACACCGTCGCCTTCGCGCCGAATTTCGACGACCGGCTCGAGGAGCCGACCGTCCTGCCGTCCGGCATTCCCAACCTGATCGTCAACGGCTCGGCGGGCATCGCCGTCGGCATGGCGACCAACATCCCGCCGCACAACCTGCGCGAGACGGTCGCCGCGCTGCAGCAGCTGATCGACCATCCGGAGACGGACGCCGCGACGCTGCGCCAGCTCATCAAGGGACCCGACTTCCCGACGGGCGCGTTCATCTACGGGCGCGAGGGCATCAAGGAGTACATCGAGACGGGCCGCGGCAAGATCATCATGCGGGCGCGCGCGGTGATCGAGGAGAAGGAGAGCAGCAGCAAGCAGCAGATCGTCGTCACCGAGCTGCCGTACCAGGTGAACAAGGCGCGGCTCGTCGAGAACATCGCCGAACTGGTGCGCGACAAGAAGATCGAGGGGATCAGCGACCTGCGCGACGAGTCGGATCGCGACGGCCTGCGGGTGGTCATCGAGCTCAAGCGCGACGCCATCCCGCGCGTGGTGCTGAACCAGCTGTTCAAGCACACCGCGATGCAGGCGACGTTCGGCGTCATCATGCTCGCGCTCGTGCCGGATCCGCTGACCAAGCGCCTGGTGCCGCGCGTGATGGGGATGCGCGAGGCGCTGCTGCACTACATCCACCACCGCCACGACGTCATCGTCCGGCGCACGCAGTTCGACCTCGACAAGGCGCGCGACCGGGCGCACATCCTCGAAGGGCTCAAGATCGCCGTCGACAACATCGACGCGGTCATCAAGGTCATTCGCGCCGCCGCCGACACCGAGACGGCGTCGCAGCAGCTGCAGGCGAAGTTCAAGCTCTCCGAGAAGCAGGCCGAGGCGATCCTCAACATGCGCCTCGCCAAGCTCACGGGCCTGGAGCGCGAGAAGCTGGAGGAGGAGCTCAAGGAAGTGCGTGCGATCATCAAGGATCTCACCGCGCTCCTCGAGAGCAAGCCGGCGCGCATGGCGCTGATGAAGGAGGAGCTCGCCAAGGTCGCCGAGACGTACGGCGACGAGCGCCGCACGGCGATCATCGCCGACGAGGGCGAGTTCTCCATCGAGGACCTCATCGCCAACGAGGAAGTCCTCGTCACGATCTCGCACGCCGGGTACGTGAAGCGCACGTCCATCGCCACGTATCGCAAGCAGAAGCGCGGCGGGCAGGGGCTCAAGGGGACGGAGCTCAAGACCGACGACTTCGTCGAGCACTTCTTCACCGCCAAGACGCACGACTACCTGCTCGTCTTCACCGACGACGGGCGCTGCTTCTGGCTGAAGGTGCACGAGATCCCCGAGGGCGGCCGCGCCGCGAAGGGGAAGCCCATGGTCAACCTGATCAACGTGTCGCCCGACACGCAGGTCTCGGCCGTGGTGCAGGTCAAGAAGTTCAGCGACGACGAATTCCTGCTCTTCTGCACGAAGGACGGGACCGTCAAGAAGACGGCGCTGAGCGAGTACTCGAACGTGCGCAGCACCGGCATCAAGGCGATCAAGATCGACGAGGGCGACCAGCTCATCGACGTGCAGATCACCAGCGGCACCAACGACGTGGTGCTGGTGGCCCGGCACGGGCTGAGCATCCGCTTCCACGAGCAGGACGTGCGCGCGATGGGGCGCGACACGACCGGCGTGAAGGGGATCGCGCTGGGCGCGGGCGACCAGGTGGTCGGCATGGTGGTCGTGAAGCGCGAGGCGTCGCTGCTGGTGGTCACCGAGCACGGCCTCGGCAAGCTCACGAACATCGACGAGTACCGCGTGCAGGGACGCGGCGGCAAGGGCATCCTCACCGTCAAGCGCACCGAGCGCACCGGCGACGTGGTGGGGCTCCTCGAGGTGCTCCCCGAGGACGAGATGATGCTCATCACCCGTGGCGGCCAGACGCTGCGCTGCTCGGTCAAGGACATTCGGGCCACGGGACGCGTGGCGCAGGGCGTCCAGCTCAAGAAGCTCGACATGGGTGACGTCGTGGCCGCCGTCGCGCGCCTCGTGGCCGAGGACAAGGATGTCGAGGGTGCGAGCGACGAAGAGGGATCGTCGGAACCGCAGATGGAGCTGACGGAAGGAAGCGAGGAGTAG
- the odhB gene encoding 2-oxoglutarate dehydrogenase complex dihydrolipoyllysine-residue succinyltransferase yields MQIRVPPLGESITEATISRWLKREGEAVNLGDTLVELETDKITVEVPAAQAGVVGRRVKLEGDVVKVDDVLGEIQEGGTAGAAPAVAQPTSPAAAPAPMAAPSTPALAVRAAPSAARLAAETGVDLGAVPGTGRGGVVSKPDVIAAMSSPTPARPMPAVPAPVAAASTAAPTPGHAASTPAPTALTPAPAASPIGRPPSAGVGTARETREKMTTRRKRIAENLLQAQHATAHLTTFNEIDMSAISALRERMKEKVEKEHGVKLSFMPFFAKATCLALKAFPTVNAQVDGDEILFKHYVNLGIAVASEAGLVVPNVKDADRKSLLDIQRDIAALAKKARDGKLTMEDLTGGSFTITNGGVFGSLISTPIINFPQVAILGLHKTQDRPVAVNGQVVIRPMMYVALSYDHRIIDGQQAVLFLVRMKELLEDPATMLID; encoded by the coding sequence ATGCAAATCCGCGTTCCTCCCCTCGGCGAATCCATCACCGAAGCCACGATCTCGCGCTGGCTCAAGCGCGAAGGCGAGGCCGTGAACCTCGGGGATACGCTCGTCGAGCTCGAAACGGACAAGATCACCGTCGAAGTGCCGGCCGCGCAGGCGGGTGTCGTGGGTCGTCGCGTGAAGCTCGAAGGCGACGTGGTGAAAGTCGACGACGTGCTGGGTGAGATTCAGGAGGGCGGAACAGCAGGCGCAGCGCCCGCCGTAGCCCAACCAACGTCACCCGCAGCCGCGCCGGCACCAATGGCCGCGCCGAGCACACCGGCGCTGGCCGTGCGCGCCGCGCCAAGCGCCGCACGGCTTGCCGCCGAAACCGGCGTGGATCTCGGCGCGGTTCCCGGCACGGGTCGCGGCGGTGTGGTCAGCAAGCCCGACGTGATTGCCGCAATGAGCTCGCCGACGCCGGCGCGTCCGATGCCCGCGGTCCCAGCGCCAGTCGCTGCGGCGTCGACCGCCGCGCCGACTCCAGGTCACGCTGCGTCGACACCCGCTCCCACTGCGTTGACCCCGGCTCCCGCCGCATCGCCGATCGGACGTCCGCCATCGGCCGGTGTGGGCACCGCGCGCGAAACCCGCGAGAAGATGACGACGCGGCGCAAGCGCATCGCCGAGAACCTGCTGCAGGCGCAGCACGCGACCGCGCACCTGACCACCTTCAACGAGATCGACATGAGCGCCATCTCGGCGCTCCGCGAGCGGATGAAGGAGAAGGTGGAGAAGGAGCACGGCGTCAAGCTGAGTTTCATGCCCTTCTTCGCGAAGGCCACCTGCCTGGCGCTGAAGGCGTTCCCGACGGTGAATGCGCAGGTGGATGGCGACGAAATCCTGTTCAAGCACTACGTGAACCTCGGCATCGCGGTGGCCAGCGAGGCGGGGCTCGTCGTGCCCAACGTCAAGGATGCCGACCGCAAGTCCCTGCTCGACATCCAGCGCGATATCGCGGCGCTCGCCAAGAAGGCCCGCGACGGCAAGCTGACCATGGAAGACCTGACCGGCGGATCGTTCACGATCACCAACGGCGGTGTTTTCGGGTCGCTCATCTCGACGCCGATCATCAACTTCCCGCAGGTGGCGATCCTCGGCCTGCACAAGACGCAGGACCGCCCGGTGGCGGTGAACGGGCAGGTCGTGATCCGTCCGATGATGTACGTGGCGCTCTCCTACGACCATCGCATCATCGACGGCCAGCAGGCGGTGCTCTTCCTTGTCCGGATGAAGGAACTGCTGGAAGATCCGGCCACGATGCTGATCGATTAG
- a CDS encoding Ig-like domain-containing protein, whose translation MRFATALAALLLTACLDTPVDTTGEPTLGAAPPINAITGVTMRYVSVDLAVGETMQLMFTPRLTNNSAFIPNSLLWKSSAPEIATVDANGMVSAVSPGQAFVTVTVDGHTGQTVVTVRAAPTPGR comes from the coding sequence ATGCGTTTCGCCACCGCCCTCGCCGCCCTGTTGCTGACCGCCTGCCTCGATACGCCCGTCGACACGACGGGCGAGCCCACGCTCGGCGCGGCCCCGCCCATCAACGCCATCACCGGCGTGACGATGCGCTATGTCTCGGTCGACCTGGCCGTCGGCGAGACGATGCAGTTGATGTTCACGCCGCGCCTCACCAACAACAGCGCCTTCATTCCCAATTCGCTCCTCTGGAAGTCCAGCGCTCCGGAGATCGCGACGGTGGACGCCAACGGCATGGTGAGCGCCGTGAGTCCGGGGCAGGCGTTCGTCACCGTCACGGTGGACGGCCACACCGGCCAGACCGTCGTCACGGTTCGCGCCGCGCCGACTCCCGGCCGCTAG
- a CDS encoding GH116 family glycosyl hydrolase: MRQIIVGLALATAFPVVAGAQTIAPFDLGRSPIALGGDARPGQFVSAVGRRAIAMGTEDGAFELWSWPYKWMHDLKLSFRVPKYTQAIPGRDVARSVLVRPEGVTITYAYETFTVKQTVFASIDKPAVMMLLEVDAIRPMEIIASFVPDLHLAWPASLGGQYVAWHAGAKAFVFSESRRKVSAFLGSPAVTQASDVPAHMLSAAPPQFTIGVGSDKERYTEPRLGEPPGGNVNIHAKYIPIVMAGGEMPRDSVLALYRSLLQPGAIEREWKKRVAHADSIRTQQVSVSTGDATLDLAAEWAKVNLDESMVCNPDLGCGLVAGYGLSGAASDRPGFGWFFGGDASINSFAMSAAGQHDLVRDGALKFFAKYQRADGKITHEISQGAGKIDWFGSYGYAYYHGDTTPFWILAFGEYWKQTADTATVRALWPKVKKAYEWSRKCDTDGDGLMENTCAGAGALEVGDLQEGIVSDVYLNGVWAASLERFARMAEAMGETALAAEARAERVRAVAALDGKLWIPAKGQYAFAVLEQGKINETMTAWPATAMAFDVFGKTNGRLMAERMARSDLTTDWGVRPLSTTSRLFDPLHYNNGAVWPFVTGWVATAQFRYGNPQAGWQALRAIAGTTFDEARGRNPEVISGRVYKPLDTAVPQQFFATSMILTPLLRGLMGLEVDAPANTLTVAPWVPPGHEQVRVEKLAVGGVRLDLSVTDMAQQPERVLLVAPSAGVTLSRPLKVRFAPPGGGVAEGVLAPGARSLRLALARAREWSVMLADARPAVIGERSKNPRIVAAQADGAGYRVTVEALAGSIVALWVQPPASRSFEAEGAGVRVRNIPADFAVVDSPLKRFAAHAAPAEITMPASGEDADGYVRREVVFRAR; encoded by the coding sequence ATGCGACAGATCATCGTAGGGCTCGCGCTTGCCACCGCCTTCCCCGTGGTCGCCGGCGCCCAGACCATCGCCCCCTTCGACCTCGGGCGATCACCCATCGCGCTCGGCGGCGACGCCCGCCCCGGACAATTCGTCAGCGCCGTCGGCCGACGCGCCATCGCGATGGGGACCGAAGACGGCGCCTTCGAGCTGTGGAGCTGGCCGTACAAGTGGATGCACGACCTCAAGCTCAGCTTCCGCGTCCCCAAGTACACCCAGGCCATTCCCGGGCGCGACGTCGCGCGGTCGGTGCTGGTGCGCCCCGAAGGCGTGACCATCACGTACGCCTACGAGACGTTCACCGTGAAGCAGACGGTCTTCGCCTCCATCGACAAGCCGGCGGTGATGATGCTGCTGGAGGTGGACGCCATTCGCCCGATGGAGATCATCGCGTCGTTCGTCCCCGACTTGCATCTCGCCTGGCCGGCCTCGCTCGGCGGGCAGTACGTCGCGTGGCACGCGGGAGCCAAGGCCTTCGTGTTCAGCGAGAGCCGCCGCAAGGTGAGTGCCTTCCTCGGCTCGCCGGCGGTCACGCAGGCGAGCGACGTCCCGGCGCACATGCTCAGCGCCGCGCCGCCGCAGTTCACCATCGGCGTGGGCAGCGACAAGGAGCGCTACACCGAGCCGCGCCTCGGCGAACCGCCGGGGGGCAACGTCAACATCCACGCCAAGTACATCCCCATCGTGATGGCCGGCGGCGAGATGCCGCGTGATTCGGTGCTCGCGCTCTATCGCTCGCTGCTGCAGCCGGGGGCCATCGAACGCGAGTGGAAGAAGCGCGTGGCACACGCCGACTCGATTCGCACGCAGCAGGTGTCGGTGAGCACGGGCGACGCCACGCTCGACCTGGCGGCCGAGTGGGCCAAGGTGAACCTCGACGAGTCGATGGTCTGCAACCCCGACCTCGGGTGCGGGCTCGTGGCGGGGTACGGGCTATCGGGCGCCGCGAGCGACCGTCCCGGCTTCGGCTGGTTCTTCGGCGGCGACGCGTCCATCAACTCGTTCGCGATGAGCGCGGCGGGACAGCACGACCTGGTGCGCGACGGCGCGCTCAAGTTCTTCGCCAAGTACCAGCGCGCCGACGGCAAGATCACCCACGAGATCTCGCAGGGGGCGGGGAAGATCGACTGGTTCGGCTCGTATGGCTACGCGTACTACCACGGCGACACCACCCCGTTCTGGATTCTGGCCTTTGGCGAGTACTGGAAGCAGACCGCCGACACGGCCACCGTGCGTGCGCTCTGGCCGAAGGTGAAGAAGGCCTACGAGTGGTCGCGCAAGTGCGACACCGACGGCGACGGGCTGATGGAGAACACCTGCGCCGGCGCCGGCGCGCTCGAGGTGGGCGACCTGCAGGAGGGGATCGTCAGCGACGTCTACCTGAACGGCGTGTGGGCGGCGTCCCTGGAGCGGTTCGCGCGCATGGCCGAGGCGATGGGCGAGACGGCCCTGGCGGCCGAGGCGCGGGCCGAGCGGGTGCGCGCCGTCGCGGCGCTCGACGGCAAGCTCTGGATTCCGGCCAAGGGACAGTATGCCTTTGCCGTGCTCGAGCAGGGGAAGATCAACGAGACGATGACGGCCTGGCCGGCGACGGCGATGGCGTTTGACGTGTTCGGCAAGACCAACGGCCGGCTGATGGCCGAGCGCATGGCGCGCAGCGACCTCACCACCGACTGGGGGGTGCGCCCGCTCTCGACGACCAGCCGACTGTTCGACCCGCTGCACTACAACAACGGCGCCGTCTGGCCGTTCGTGACCGGCTGGGTGGCGACCGCGCAGTTCCGCTATGGCAATCCGCAGGCGGGGTGGCAGGCGCTGCGGGCAATCGCCGGCACGACCTTCGATGAGGCACGCGGCCGGAACCCCGAGGTGATCAGCGGCCGCGTGTACAAGCCGCTCGACACCGCGGTGCCGCAGCAGTTCTTCGCGACGTCGATGATCCTGACACCGCTGCTCCGGGGGCTGATGGGTCTCGAGGTGGATGCGCCGGCGAACACGCTGACGGTGGCGCCGTGGGTGCCGCCCGGCCACGAACAGGTGCGCGTGGAGAAATTGGCGGTCGGCGGGGTGCGACTGGACCTGTCGGTCACCGATATGGCGCAGCAACCGGAGCGGGTGTTGCTCGTTGCTCCGAGCGCGGGCGTCACGCTCTCGCGGCCGCTCAAGGTCCGCTTTGCACCGCCCGGCGGCGGCGTTGCCGAGGGGGTGCTGGCGCCGGGTGCCCGGTCATTGCGCCTGGCGCTGGCCAGGGCGCGCGAGTGGAGCGTGATGCTGGCCGATGCCCGGCCGGCCGTGATCGGCGAGCGGTCGAAGAATCCACGGATCGTGGCCGCGCAAGCCGACGGCGCGGGGTACCGTGTGACGGTCGAGGCGTTGGCCGGCAGCATCGTCGCACTCTGGGTGCAGCCCCCGGCGTCCCGCTCGTTCGAGGCGGAGGGCGCCGGGGTTCGCGTGCGCAACATCCCCGCCGACTTCGCTGTCGTCGACTCACCGCTCAAGCGATTCGCCGCCCATGCAGCGCCTGCGGAGATCACCATGCCCGCGAGCGGCGAGGATGCGGACGGATATGTGAGGAGGGAGGTAGTGTTTAGGGCCAGGTAA